ATTGCCAACGCCAACAGCGCGCCGACCAACAACACGACCGCTTGAATCGCATCGGCCCAGATCACAGCAACGATTCCACCGACAAAAGAATAAGCGGTGACGATCACACCGGTGACCATGATGATCATGCGAATGTCCCAGCCAAACAGCACCGCCATTGGTAACGCCATCAAATACATGACCACGCCGATCCGTGCGACCTGATACATCAAATAAAAACAACTTGCGAAAACTCGAGCCCACAACCCGAAGCGTTTCTCCATCCACGAGTACGCCGAAATTTCGCCGGATCGGCGATAGAGCGGCACAAACCAATGCACAGCCACAAAAGCCGCAAAGGGAATCGCCAGCGAAAAGACAAACACATTCCAGTTGTCGACGAAGGCTTTGCCCGGCAATGCCAGATAGCTGATGCTGCTGAGATAGGTCGCAAAGATGGAGAGCCCGCACAACCACCCAGGAAGCGTTCGCCCGCCCGCAGAAAACTGGTCCGCCGAGTTGTTTCGCCGCCAGAAAAACAGGCCCAAAGACAAAATTCCAACGAAATATCCGACTAACACCAGCCAGTCGAGGCCGTTGAATAACACGGCAGCGATCATAGGATGCCCACCCTTGCTAAGACGTCGGCAACTAGGTTTCGCTGCGGTTCAAGGAATCGGTTGAAAGGATCAGCCGGCAAGTCGCTGCAGATGTTCAAGATCGACAGTGCTGACTTCGTCGCTTTAATGTGTCGCGATGCGTACTTGCCGACATCGTAGATTTTCTGGAACTCGCGAATCTTTTCGGATAGCTTTTCTGCGGTATCCATGTCACCATCCACTAGTGCGCGGTGACAACCGGTAAACAACTGTGGTGCGACGTTCGCGCCGCCGCAAACGCCTCCATCACCACCCAGTGCGTGAGCTTCGGCCAGTAGCGCTTCGGGCCCGAGCAAAATGCTCCAATCAGGACGAACCGTTTTCAGTTTGCAGAGGTTTGCGTAATAGCCCAAATCACCACTGCTGTCCTTCACACCAACGATGGACGAAATCGTGGAGAGCCTACGGAGGGTCTCAATCTCAAACCAAACTTTCGTCAACCCTGGCATGTTGTAAAGCATCAAAGGCAGCGGAATCAGCGGCGCGAGGTTTTGCACATAAGCCGTCAACTCGGTTTGTCCCACCGGAAAGTAATAGGGGGTTGTCAAGACAGCCGCATCCGCACCGCAATCGGCCGCATGCTGGGCTAGGGCGACCGATTCAACAAACGCCGTGTCGGTTACGCCGACAAGAACAGGGACGCGACCCTCCACCCGTCGCGTCACTTCTTTGATCATTTCACGGCGGAGTCGATAGCTTAGACTCGGTGCTTCGCCCGTGCTGCCGAGAATGAAGACGCCGGCCACCCCGCCGGCAATCACATGATCGATCAGACGCTGCAATCCTTCGATATCCAGTGTGTCCCTTGCTGCGAGCGGCGTGACTAACGGTGGAACGATGCCGGACAAGGCGAAGTGCTGCGGATTCGAGGTCTGCTTGAAAATCGTCGTTGCCGTCATTGAGATGCGTAGCCTGCGAGAATTGAAGGCGAAGCCCTGCCTGTCTGCAATGTAGTCTATAGAGAACGTGGATGCAAGCGACTGCGGGGGCGTGCGAGGGCAACTCACTTGCCTCGGGAACGTGCGAAAAGAAGTTGCCCGAATCAAGTGTAGCGGAATGAAACCGCAATCGGATCGCGAGTCTGATCAGTCGGCGTTTTCCGCCTCGGCTTGCTCGTCAATCGTCGCAAGAGAATCAAGCAGTCCTCTTTGAATGTGCGCTGCCGAGGCGGCTCGGGCCTGTTCCGCGTTTCCCGTTCGAATCGCAGCCAGAATTCGCTCGTGCTCGTCGCACGTGCGTTGCATTCCTGCGGAGGTGTAGGCGTGTTGGCGAATGCCAAAGACAAGTGTAAGGACGTGCGATTGGGATGCGGTGCGCATCAAAGCCTGGTTGCCAGTTGCTTCAACGATCAGCTTATGGAATTGATAGTCCGCTTTATCGAAGCGTTTGCTGATTCGTTTCCCCGCAAATTTCCGTTCGGATTGCCGATGCTCCACCGTGAGCGCCCGCATGTCCGAAAGCTCCTTCTCGATCTGCGCGAGTTGACGAGCAATGATCCGCTGGGCCGCCAGTGCCGCCGTTGCCGGCTCGATCACCTCGCGAACCTCATAAATCTCAATCAGATCGTTCCGATTAAGGCTACACACGATTGCCCCCATGTTGGGCACCAGGTCCACCAATCCTTCATTGGCCAACTGGCCCGCAGCTTCTCGAACAGGTGTCGCGCTGACGCCGATTTCCTTTCCAATGGGGCCGTAAAGCAATCTGCTGCCGGGCTCGAAATCGCCGGCTATCAGCTTATTGCGCAAGTGCTGATAAGCGCGATTCGCGTTCGTTTCAATCGCCATTCGATTTGTCAGAAAATCAAGACTTTGTAAGAAAGAGTAGGCTCTTAGTGTAGCTGTTCGAGGAGCCCGTGGGGAGGGTGTCTCTGGAGGCTCGCTAGAAACGAATCCTCCGTCATGACCATTTATGCCGACGAAGTCATTGAAAACGCAGCGATTTTGCCGCGAGCAGACTGGTCGTGATTGCGAACAGTGCGATCAAACCGAGCGGATTCAAAATCTCCGCTAGACCTCCGCCAAAACTGATCAACTGGTGCATCGCATCCATTGCCCACGCGGTGGGAAAGAGTTGACCCACTTGGCGAGCAAAATCGGGAACAATCTCAAGAGGCCACCAACAGCCTCCGAGCGCAGCCATCGCGATCGAGCCTAACGTACATAGCCCTTGAACGCTCTCTTGATTTTTGACAACCGCGGCAATCAGGACGCCGAGTGAAGCGCAGCCCCAAGCAAAAACCACCAACGTGACACCAATCAACAACAGGTTGTCGCCATAGTCCATGCCAAAAACGAGTTTGCTGATCAACAGCAAATAGACGATCTGTACGATCCCTAACAGAAATCGCCCAAGAATTTTGCCAACGACCAATTGCATTCTTGATACTGGATGAACGGCGATACGGCGTAGCACTCCGCCCGATCGCTCCTGTGATATCGCCAGGCCTCCGAAGATCAGCAAATTCATCAAGACAAACATGACGAGATATCCTGGGACGGATTGCTCGAATCCCGATGGGATCTTCCTGCGTCCGGCGAACTGAACCTCCAACTGGACGGGCTTTTCGCGTGCAAGCATCGCCCTTAACGGCGCTTCACGGAGCATCGAATCAGCTTCCTGCGAAACCACGGCAAAGATCGCCGATGTGACCGCAGTGATCGCACGTACGATTCGCACTTCAACCATCGCCGCTGGCTGCAAATCACTATCCGACCGCCGAAAGAACTCGACATCGACTTGCTCTGCCGATTCGACTTTCGCAGTGAAGTCCTCAGGAATATGGAGGGTTCGTTCGGCGGGATCGGCATCAACCCAATCAATCACCCGAAACCCTTCTTGTTCAAGTTGTTCAAGAAAGATTGCTCCGACGTAGCCGCTATCCTCGTTATGGACGACCACTGTGGGACGCGGATCCTCGGGGGGGCGATCCGATCCACCCGTTGCCGTTCCAAAGAAATAGATAAAGACAACGGGCATCACGAACAACCAAAAATAGCCGCCCTTGTCTTTCAAGAAAACACGAAGATCATTGCTCGCGATCACCCAAATGCATCTCATTCCTCTGCTCCCTGATCAAGTCGGTATTGGAACAGCGGGATCGCGATCATCAACATCGTAGCGCCAACTGCCACTAGACCAATCGACGCGGTCGCCCAATTCGGGCCGGGAAAACCAAACTGAAGATTTTTGATCGATTCCGCAAAGGCGTGATTTGGCATCCTGGGGGACAAAATATCTCGAATGAATGGCGGCAAATTCTGGCTCGGTAGCATCGAACCACCGAGAAATCCAATCATCATGATGAGGATCGTCGACAAAATCGCAATCCGTTTTTCACGGTAAATGACTGCGACCATCAGGTATGCAAATCCAACACAAAACGCGGAATAGGCGGAGGTGAGGATGGCGGTCTCAACTGGGCTTCGCCATTGGATTCCAAAAATCCATGCTCCACCGACAAGCATGATCACCGCAGCAAGGATCACGACCGTATACGAATAGACTGCTTTGGCGACGAAGAACGGCAACAAACGAACTTGGCATGTGCGAAAGCGATTGAGCGTTTTCGTCCTTCGCTCAACGACCAAATCTCTAGCTGTCGCCTCAGCGGTAAACAGCAGAAACAACGCGGCGAGTCCCGGCATGACCAGTGCAAACACGTTAAAGCCTTCGCTTTCCTCATCGGCAATTTCGGGATCCTCGACGGTGCCTCGTTGAAGCCCAATCACCGGTGGAAAAAGGTAGCCTTCCGCCCGCTTCAGCCGATCACCGATGCGTGTCATGATGCTTGCCAAGCGAACGGTATCCGGTGCGCCGGGGGCATCGAGAATTTCGATGACATCTGGCATCTCATCGACCAAGTTCAGAGAAACCGCGTTGAGTCCCTCGGTCACTAACCGCAGCAACTCTTCAGTAATCGCCGGCATGTAGGACTGCGCTGGATTCTTAATCAACTCGATCGGCGGTGTTGACTGACCCGAAACGTACTTCTCGGTAAAGTCTTTTGGGATAACGATCACGG
This sequence is a window from Novipirellula artificiosorum. Protein-coding genes within it:
- a CDS encoding dihydrodipicolinate synthase family protein — translated: MTATTIFKQTSNPQHFALSGIVPPLVTPLAARDTLDIEGLQRLIDHVIAGGVAGVFILGSTGEAPSLSYRLRREMIKEVTRRVEGRVPVLVGVTDTAFVESVALAQHAADCGADAAVLTTPYYFPVGQTELTAYVQNLAPLIPLPLMLYNMPGLTKVWFEIETLRRLSTISSIVGVKDSSGDLGYYANLCKLKTVRPDWSILLGPEALLAEAHALGGDGGVCGGANVAPQLFTGCHRALVDGDMDTAEKLSEKIREFQKIYDVGKYASRHIKATKSALSILNICSDLPADPFNRFLEPQRNLVADVLARVGIL
- a CDS encoding GntR family transcriptional regulator, which encodes MAIETNANRAYQHLRNKLIAGDFEPGSRLLYGPIGKEIGVSATPVREAAGQLANEGLVDLVPNMGAIVCSLNRNDLIEIYEVREVIEPATAALAAQRIIARQLAQIEKELSDMRALTVEHRQSERKFAGKRISKRFDKADYQFHKLIVEATGNQALMRTASQSHVLTLVFGIRQHAYTSAGMQRTCDEHERILAAIRTGNAEQARAASAAHIQRGLLDSLATIDEQAEAENAD
- a CDS encoding ABC transporter permease, encoding MRCIWVIASNDLRVFLKDKGGYFWLFVMPVVFIYFFGTATGGSDRPPEDPRPTVVVHNEDSGYVGAIFLEQLEQEGFRVIDWVDADPAERTLHIPEDFTAKVESAEQVDVEFFRRSDSDLQPAAMVEVRIVRAITAVTSAIFAVVSQEADSMLREAPLRAMLAREKPVQLEVQFAGRRKIPSGFEQSVPGYLVMFVLMNLLIFGGLAISQERSGGVLRRIAVHPVSRMQLVVGKILGRFLLGIVQIVYLLLISKLVFGMDYGDNLLLIGVTLVVFAWGCASLGVLIAAVVKNQESVQGLCTLGSIAMAALGGCWWPLEIVPDFARQVGQLFPTAWAMDAMHQLISFGGGLAEILNPLGLIALFAITTSLLAAKSLRFQ
- a CDS encoding ABC transporter permease — its product is MTSFCNSLDENCENKMLGTLLRKDLRRLRSNWVGFAILLAMPIGITALVGSVFGPSARNGEMPRIQLAIVNEDQGLIGNMIATAASGEQAADYLDSVGVTRSEAMDLMNNNQISAVIVIPKDFTEKYVSGQSTPPIELIKNPAQSYMPAITEELLRLVTEGLNAVSLNLVDEMPDVIEILDAPGAPDTVRLASIMTRIGDRLKRAEGYLFPPVIGLQRGTVEDPEIADEESEGFNVFALVMPGLAALFLLFTAEATARDLVVERRTKTLNRFRTCQVRLLPFFVAKAVYSYTVVILAAVIMLVGGAWIFGIQWRSPVETAILTSAYSAFCVGFAYLMVAVIYREKRIAILSTILIMMIGFLGGSMLPSQNLPPFIRDILSPRMPNHAFAESIKNLQFGFPGPNWATASIGLVAVGATMLMIAIPLFQYRLDQGAEE